Genomic segment of Rhodocaloribacter litoris:
CCCCCACGGCCTGCAGGGCCTCGACCACCGCCACGGACGACCCGCCCGTCGAGACGAGGTCTTCGACGACCACGACGCGCTGCCCTGCCTCGATGCGTCCCTCCACCTGGTTGCCCCGCCCGTGTGCCTTGGGTTTGGCGCGGGCATAGGCCATCGGCAGATCGAGCCGCTCGGCGAGCCAGGCGGCGTGCGGGATGCCCGCCGTGGCCGTGCCGACGACGGCTTCCGGCGCCAGCCCCTGCGCCTGCAGCAACGTGTGGAACCCCTCGGCGATCCGCCGGCGCACCGGCGGGTAGGCCAGTGTCAGGCGGTTGTCGCAGTAGACGGGAGCCCGCAGCCCCGAGGCCCAGGTGAACGGGCGCTCCGGTGCCAGCACCACCGCCCCGATCTCGAGCAAGTCGCCCGCAATGCGGCGGGCCCATTCCGTCAGGGTATTCGTCATGAAAAACCGGGTTTGAAATCGAGCGGAACGCCTGCCCGGCCGGCGTTCACCCCGGGCCGGCCGGCGGCGCGGTCGTCATCTGGCGCAGATAGGGCAGGCCGGTCAGCACCGTGACCAGCACCACCAGCAGAAAAAGCCAGAAGGGCACGGGGGTCTGCAGGATGTCCCGTCCCAGGGCCCCGGGGCTCCCCCCCACCTTGGCCAGGACCAGCACGGAAAGCATGGCGATGATGAAGACGAGCTGAGCCGTCGTCTTCGCCTTGGCCACACGCAGCGTGCGCAGGGAACGCCCGTGGGCTTCGGCCCACGACCGCAGGCCGGTGACGAACAGGTCGCGGGCGGCGATGAGGGCCACCCCCCACCAGGGTACGACCTTCGGCACCAGCAGGGCCAGCCCAGCGAACGTGCCAAGCACGAGCACCTTGTCGGCCACCGGGTCGAGGAACTGCCCGAAACGCGA
This window contains:
- the pyrE gene encoding orotate phosphoribosyltransferase — its product is MTNTLTEWARRIAGDLLEIGAVVLAPERPFTWASGLRAPVYCDNRLTLAYPPVRRRIAEGFHTLLQAQGLAPEAVVGTATAGIPHAAWLAERLDLPMAYARAKPKAHGRGNQVEGRIEAGQRVVVVEDLVSTGGSSVAVVEALQAVGADVLAVLAIFSYRLPAAEAAFAAAGVPLFTLTDFDTLLATARARGALAPEAVAVLEAWRQDPERWSNRWSAAR
- the pgsA gene encoding CDP-diacylglycerol--glycerol-3-phosphate 3-phosphatidyltransferase yields the protein MKYVPNTLTIIRILITPVLLVLLMTNTLWGQVWALVLFVLASVSDYLDGKLARRYAVRSRFGQFLDPVADKVLVLGTFAGLALLVPKVVPWWGVALIAARDLFVTGLRSWAEAHGRSLRTLRVAKAKTTAQLVFIIAMLSVLVLAKVGGSPGALGRDILQTPVPFWLFLLVVLVTVLTGLPYLRQMTTAPPAGPG